The DNA window GCGACCGACCCGAGCGCGGGCAGGACGAGCGGCCGCGTCTCCATGAAGCCGACGTCGGGGAGATCGGTGATCCAGGAGCGCGATTTGTTCGCGTACACCGACTCGTCGTGGCCGATGTAGAGGTTGGCCGTGCTCGCGACGAACCAGACGACGACGGTCGCGGCCAGCGTGATCAGGACGAGCGTGCGAGGCGAAGGGAGGCGCCGCCCGCGCAGATCCGCGTTGGTAGGAAGGCGAATCCTGTTAACGAGGTCGAGCGTTCGCGCCGGCGCGCAGAGGATGACCACGCAGACGAGGGTGGCCGCGATCAGGTCGAAACCCTCCGACTGCGCGCTGAGACCGTAGGCCACGAGGTAGGCGACGGTCGCGGCGCCGAGGATCAGCGTGAGAACGGCGGCGACCGCTCGCAGCTGGGCGGGTCGCGCGGCCGGCAGCGTTCCGCGGAGCAGGATGAACACGAGCCATCCGAGGGCCGGGAGCCAGAGCAGCGGAGCGGGGCTGCTGCGGTCGATCGCCACCGCGTGCAGCAGCAGGTCGGTGAGCTTGGCTGCCGACGTGGCGAGCGCGGCGACCAGCGCGACCAGGCTCGCGGTCGTGCCTCGGCTGGGGGTGTTGGCGCGCTGGGTCTCGAGGGCGGCCGCGCTAGATACCACTGTGTGTCCTGTCGGTCTGGTCGTCCCGGTCCGCCGAGACTACCGAGCGGGGCTATTGGAGATGCGGGTGACCGGCCGTTCTCGTAGGGTCCCCGTCCGTGGACTCGGTGACGATCAGGACAGAGCAGCAGGGCGACGAGGCGGCGATCCGTACGGTCGTGGAGGCGGCGTTCGGCGGCCCGCACGTGGCGGATCTGGTCGACGCGCTACGGACGTCGCCGGGCTGGGTGCCAGAGCTGTCGTTCGTGGCGGTGGCGGGCGAGGACGTGGTGGGGCAGGTCCTGTTTACCCGCTGCCGGCTGGACGCGCCCGCGCGATTGGTCGACGTGCTGACGCTCAGCCCGCTGGCCGTGCATCCATCGCATCAGGGCCAGGGAGTGGCGACGCGCCTCGTACGCCACGGGCTCGCGGCGGCCGCCGAACGAGGGGTCGAGCCGCTCGTCTTCCTGGAAGGCGACCCGAGCTTCTACGCGCGGTACGACTTCGTCGCGGCCGGCTCGCTGGGCTTCCGGCGTCCCTCGCTGCGCATCCCCGAGCCGGCATTCCAGGTCTATCCGCTGCCCACGTACGAGGACTGGATGACCGGCACGTTCGTCTACTCCGACACGTTCTGGGCCTACGACTCCGTCGGACTGCGTTAGCCTCGATCTTTCATCTGGCGGTGGGTTCGACCGGTCCGCGCTGGGCCCAATGATCATGTTTACATGATCATTGGCCGCTTTACGTGGGGTGGACGCCAGGTAGAGGGGGCACTGGCCGGGTAAGGCGACCACGACGCTTCACCTACGGAGTGCCATCCCGCTCGGATCGCTTGGACGTCGCACGCCCAGTCTCCCCAGCAGGACAGGCACTTCTGTCCTTCACAGGCCAGTTTCGCCCACCAACATCTGAGATCCCGAGGCTAGGCCGTGTCTGTCAAAGATCGCCGGGCGCGCGACACCCCACAGAAGTCAGCAGAGGCCGCCTGGACGCGGTGCACCTCGTCACCCATATAACCAATATGAGTTCCTCCTGCACCACGCCCAGCCGGGCGCGGGGCGCCGCGCGTACGCGCGCTACGCGCGCTTTTGCCGACGCTCTTTGAGAGACACGCCCTAGCCCGCGGTGATCGGCTCGGTTGGACGATCCGACGCCGGCACGAACCGGGGACCGTCCGGCCCGAAGACCCCGCGGCGCTCCGGGGACACGAACAGCAGCACCAGGTAGATCACGCCGGCGAGCACCATCGTCACCACGAGGCTGAGGTCGATCCCGCCGGCGATGTTGCGGAGCGGACCGGCGATCAGCGGCGTGTTCGCGAGGCACAGCCCCACGATCGTCGCCGGAATCCACGCCGCCAGCCCGCGCCAGTTCAGTCCGGCGGCGAACCAGTACAGCCCGCCGCGCTGGCCGCGGTTGAACACCTGCAGGTCGTCCGGGCTGTACCAACCCCGCCGCACCAGCCAGCCGATCATCATGATCACCATCCACGGCGACGTGCAGATCACGATGAGGACGGCGAACGCGTTGATGCTCTGCACGATGTTGAACACGAAGTTGCCGATGAAGATGAACAGCACCGCGAGGGTCCCGATCAGCACCGTGGCCTGCACGCGCGACAGCCGCGGGAAGATCGAGGAGAAGTCCAGCCCCGTTCCGTACAGCGACGTCACACCGGTCGACATGCCGCCGACGAGCGCGACGATCATCAACGGAATCGCATACCACAAAGGCGAAATGGCCGCCAAGCCGCCGATGTAGTTCGCCGGGTCCGCCACCAGCGTGGCCGTCGCGACGCCGAAAAGGAACGGCACCAGCGTCGCCAGTTGGGCAAGGAACGGCGCCGCCATCAGCTGCACCGGACGGTACGTGTCGGGGATGTAGCGGCCCCAGTCGCCGAGGAACGCGCCGAACGAGATCGGGTTCGACACGACCGTGAGGACGGCGAGCATCCAGGTCGGCCAGAACGATCCCAGCACGTACGTTCCCGTTCCAGGGAAGGAGAACGAGAACGACGACGCGTACGCCACCACGCCGAGCAGCATCATCACCGTGGCCGCGATCACCGCGACCTTGTTGACCGCGAGCATGAACTGGTAGCCGTAGATGCACACCGCGAGGACGGCGAGCGCGATCACGCCGTACGCAACCGCCCGCAGGACGTTCCCGCCGGAGATGTCAAGCAGCCGTTGCGCCGCCCCGACGATCGCGTCGCCGCTCACCCAGACCGAGATCGAGAAGAACGCGATCGCCGTCAGCAGCGAGAGGAACGAGCCGACGATCCGTCCGCGGACGCCGAAGTGGGCTCCGGACGAGACCGCGTTGTTCGTGTGGTTGCGCGGGCCGAACAGAGCCATCGGCGCCAGCACCAACCCGCCGACGACGACGCCGACCACGGTGGCGGAGGCGGCCGCCCAGAAGCTCAGGCCGAACGCGATCGGCAGCGTGCCGAGGATGATCGTGGCGAACGTGTTGGCGCCGCCGAACGTGATGCGGAACAGGTCGAACGGCGTCGACGTCTGGTCCTCGCGCCGGATCGGCTCGATCCCGTAGCGCTCGACCTCGAGAACGGGGGGCGGGGTCGCATCGGACATGCGCGGAACCCTAGCTGTTGATGATCTCGCTGGCGATAGCGCGGATCGGTGCACCGTCGGCGCCGCCGAGCTTGATCGGCAGTAGGCTGACCAGCGGGTCGGCGAAGTCGATGTCGGCGAGGCGGGTGAGGTTCTCGGCGATGATGCCGCCGGCCCGCGAGATCGTGTGGTGCACGGCGAAGTCCGACGGCGGGCCGTCGAGCACGGTCTCGTCCGGGCTGAGCGCGTCGATGCCGACCGTACGTACCCCCAGGTCCATCAGCCGCCGCGCCGCGTCACCGTCGAGGAACGGGTGGTCGTAGTAGCGCTCGGTCCCGAAGTACTCCGACCAGCCGGTGCGCAGCAGCAGGATCCGACCGGGGCCGAGCACGGACTCGTACGGCGCGAGGTCGGCCCAGCCGATCCGCGACCGCGGCTCCCGCCCGCTCACGTCGGCGACGACGCCGACACCGAGGAACGACGCCAGCGGCACCTCGTCGATCCGCGCTCCGTCGGAGACGAAGTGGTACGGCGCATCGACATGCGTCCCCGTATGCGACCCGATGTGCACGTGCAGCACGTTGAAGCCGTCGGCCTCGATCGTCGTCGCCGGATGCAGCGAGGGAACGGGATCGCCGGGATAGATCTGCGTCGACGAGTCGACCACCTGCGACAGGTCGACGACCTTACTAATCCGCACGGCTAGAGCGTCGAGGGTGGACCGAACAGGCTGCTGACCGACTCGCCGAGGTGGATCCGGCGGATCGCCTCGGCGAACAGCGGCGCGACCGAGCGGACCTCGAGGTTGGCCAGCCGCTTCTCCGGCGCGAGCGGAACGGTGTTGGTGGTGACGATCTCGGTGATGTCGTCCTGGGAGGCGAACCGTTCGATCGCCTTGCCGGTGAACAGGCCGTGCGTGCACGCGATCGCGATTCGCCCCACCTGACGTTCGCGGAGCCGGTCGAGCAGCTCGATGATCGAGCCGCCAGTGGCGATCTCGTCGTCGAGAACGATCACGTCCTTGCCGTCCACGTCGCCCACGATCGCGTCGATCACGACCTGGTCGTCGGCGAGGCGCCGTTTGCTGCCCGCCGCGACCGGGATCCCGAGCAGCCGCGCGAACACCGAAGCGGGCTTGGCGTTCCCGAGGTCGGGTGAGACGACGACGGTGTTGGCGAGGTCCTTGCCGCGGAAGTGCTCGGCGAGCTCCGCGATCGCGTTCAGGTGGTCGACGGGGACGCTGAAGAAGCCGTGCACCTGCGGCGCGTGCAGGGCCATGGTGAGGACGCGCGAGGCGCCGGACGTGGCGAGCAGGTCGGCGACGAGTCGGCCGCCGATCGAGATCCGCGGCGCCTCCTTCTTGTCCGACCGCGCGTACGCGTAGTGCGGGATGACCGCGGTGATCTGGGCCGCCGACGCGCCACGGGCGGCGTCGAGCATGAGCAGCAGCTCCATCAGGTGCTCCTGAACGGGAGGCACGAGCGGCTGCACGATGTAGATGTCACGTTGCCGGCAGTTGGCCTGCAACTGGACCTGCAGGCAGTCGTTGCTGAACCGCTGGATCGCGGTCGGCAGGAGGTCTACCCCAAGCGCGGTGCAGACCTCTTCGGCGAACTCCTGGTGGGCACTCCCGGTGAAGACACCGATCTCTCCTCGCACGGGTCAAACGCTACCCGTCGCCATCGCGGCATCGTGCTGCCACCCACCATCGCGTTTTGGACAATCAGCTCATAACACCCCTGGCGATCGGCCCAAGTCCAAAATATAGGTAGCCATCGCCCAAATGTACGTACTTTCACCGATAGAACGGGCGACACCGCGTGCCCATACTCACGATCGGAGGGCTGCACAAGGACACCATCGAGGGGGGCACTCGTGTCCGAACGGGACGATCATGTCGCGCTCAGTCATGCTGAACCGATCACCGAGGCCTTGAACGCAGGAACGCTGAGCCGGCGTGGCTTTCTCGTCATCGGCGGCGGTGGCCTGCTGGTCGCCGGCGTCCAGGCCACAGCGCCAGGTTTGCTGGGCAAGGCGTGGGCGGCCGAGACGCCGTCGCACCAGCTCGAACTCACCCGGGCCGCCGACATGCTCCGGCTGAAGTTCGACTTCTACAACCTCGTGCTCTCGACGAGCACGAACCCGCCGCAGCTGACGCGGCAGAACGCCGGCCAGGACGCGTACGTCGTGGTCACCTTCCCCTCCCAGCACGTGATGGAGGACCCGGTCCTCGAGACCGATCCCCGGCCAGCTCCCGGCGCGGTCAAGACGGAGGCAGTGGAGAGCAGCCACCTCGGGTTCAAGGTTCCGGCGACCGTGACGTCGCTCCCCTACACCGAGAGCGCCCTGTTCGCCTGGTGGCAGTGGATCATGAACGTCGTCCCCCGGGCACTGCCAGCGGGAACGCCACCGTTCGAGCCAGGCGAGCCCACTCCGGCGTACGTCGAGCCGGATGCTCTCCAGACCGACCTTCGGCTGGTCGACTGGCTGCACCTGTCACCGGACAGCCTCACCACCTGGACCCACGCCGCGG is part of the Tenggerimyces flavus genome and encodes:
- a CDS encoding purine-cytosine permease family protein, which translates into the protein MSDATPPPVLEVERYGIEPIRREDQTSTPFDLFRITFGGANTFATIILGTLPIAFGLSFWAAASATVVGVVVGGLVLAPMALFGPRNHTNNAVSSGAHFGVRGRIVGSFLSLLTAIAFFSISVWVSGDAIVGAAQRLLDISGGNVLRAVAYGVIALAVLAVCIYGYQFMLAVNKVAVIAATVMMLLGVVAYASSFSFSFPGTGTYVLGSFWPTWMLAVLTVVSNPISFGAFLGDWGRYIPDTYRPVQLMAAPFLAQLATLVPFLFGVATATLVADPANYIGGLAAISPLWYAIPLMIVALVGGMSTGVTSLYGTGLDFSSIFPRLSRVQATVLIGTLAVLFIFIGNFVFNIVQSINAFAVLIVICTSPWMVIMMIGWLVRRGWYSPDDLQVFNRGQRGGLYWFAAGLNWRGLAAWIPATIVGLCLANTPLIAGPLRNIAGGIDLSLVVTMVLAGVIYLVLLFVSPERRGVFGPDGPRFVPASDRPTEPITAG
- a CDS encoding cyclase family protein codes for the protein MRISKVVDLSQVVDSSTQIYPGDPVPSLHPATTIEADGFNVLHVHIGSHTGTHVDAPYHFVSDGARIDEVPLASFLGVGVVADVSGREPRSRIGWADLAPYESVLGPGRILLLRTGWSEYFGTERYYDHPFLDGDAARRLMDLGVRTVGIDALSPDETVLDGPPSDFAVHHTISRAGGIIAENLTRLADIDFADPLVSLLPIKLGGADGAPIRAIASEIINS
- a CDS encoding GNAT family N-acetyltransferase; protein product: MDSVTIRTEQQGDEAAIRTVVEAAFGGPHVADLVDALRTSPGWVPELSFVAVAGEDVVGQVLFTRCRLDAPARLVDVLTLSPLAVHPSHQGQGVATRLVRHGLAAAAERGVEPLVFLEGDPSFYARYDFVAAGSLGFRRPSLRIPEPAFQVYPLPTYEDWMTGTFVYSDTFWAYDSVGLR
- a CDS encoding ribose-phosphate diphosphokinase; amino-acid sequence: MRGEIGVFTGSAHQEFAEEVCTALGVDLLPTAIQRFSNDCLQVQLQANCRQRDIYIVQPLVPPVQEHLMELLLMLDAARGASAAQITAVIPHYAYARSDKKEAPRISIGGRLVADLLATSGASRVLTMALHAPQVHGFFSVPVDHLNAIAELAEHFRGKDLANTVVVSPDLGNAKPASVFARLLGIPVAAGSKRRLADDQVVIDAIVGDVDGKDVIVLDDEIATGGSIIELLDRLRERQVGRIAIACTHGLFTGKAIERFASQDDITEIVTTNTVPLAPEKRLANLEVRSVAPLFAEAIRRIHLGESVSSLFGPPSTL